The Paraburkholderia acidisoli genome contains a region encoding:
- a CDS encoding PRC-barrel domain-containing protein → MKTLHSMPRLSRHTKTRATRTFMSMTVALACGLGAVSAAQAQGAPQSIAVQRMATVQSGIGFRASKLVGSDVYDNSGSKIGAIDDIVLESPNQGAFAILSVGGFLGMGKHLVAVPFNDLQISAKQIVLQTDKTQLKAMPEFNYAHD, encoded by the coding sequence ATGAAAACACTGCATAGCATGCCGCGCCTTTCGCGCCATACGAAAACGCGCGCGACGCGTACCTTTATGTCGATGACGGTGGCGCTAGCCTGCGGTCTGGGCGCGGTCTCGGCCGCGCAAGCGCAAGGCGCGCCGCAATCGATCGCCGTGCAGCGCATGGCGACCGTGCAGTCGGGCATCGGTTTCCGCGCCTCCAAGCTCGTGGGTTCCGACGTCTACGACAACAGCGGCAGCAAGATCGGCGCCATCGACGACATCGTGCTCGAGTCGCCCAATCAAGGCGCGTTCGCCATTCTCTCGGTGGGCGGTTTCCTCGGCATGGGCAAGCATCTCGTGGCGGTGCCGTTCAACGATCTGCAGATCAGCGCCAAGCAGATCGTGCTGCAAACCGACAAGACCCAGTTGAAGGCGATGCCCGAATTCAACTACGCCCACGACTGA
- a CDS encoding electron transfer flavoprotein-ubiquinone oxidoreductase: protein MSPNEALIEQYGPRESMEYDVVIVGGGPAGLSAAIRLKQRAAEQGVEIGVCVLEKGSEIGAHILSGAVMDPRAITELFPDWKEKGAPLNVPVAEDKFLFLSETGAKAVPNWALPDNFKNHGNYVISLANVTRWLGQQAEALGVEIFPGFPAAEILFDENGAVKGVATGNMGVGKDGEPTENFQLGMELHAKYTLFCEGARGHLGRQLNEKLKLDRDADPQVYGIGIKELWEIDPSKHQPGLVIHTAGWPLESDTYGGSFLYHIDNNQVMVGFVVGLAYQNPYLSPFEEFQRYKTHPEIRKYLEGGKRVSYGARAITAGGLMSLPKLVFKGGALVGDDAGFLNVSRIKGSHAAIKTGMLAADAAFDAVQAGRQQDELAAYPEAFKQSWLYTELYKARNFKQWMGKGLYLGTLMVGIEQKLMGGNVPWTLHHQHRDNEMLKPASQCKPIEYPKPDGKLTFDRLSSVFISNTNHEENQPAHLTLKDAKVPVDVNLRTYAGPEARFCPAAVYEFVKNDDGSDRLQINAQNCVHCKTCDIKDPTQNIVWVTPEGGGGPNYPNM from the coding sequence ATGTCCCCGAATGAAGCACTGATCGAGCAATACGGTCCCCGCGAGTCGATGGAATACGACGTGGTAATCGTCGGTGGCGGCCCGGCCGGGCTCTCCGCGGCGATCCGCCTGAAGCAACGGGCGGCAGAACAAGGCGTCGAGATCGGCGTGTGCGTGCTCGAGAAGGGCTCGGAAATCGGGGCGCATATCCTCTCGGGCGCGGTCATGGACCCGCGCGCCATCACCGAACTCTTCCCCGACTGGAAGGAAAAAGGCGCGCCGCTGAACGTGCCCGTGGCCGAAGACAAATTCCTGTTCCTCTCCGAAACGGGCGCGAAAGCCGTGCCGAACTGGGCGCTGCCCGATAACTTCAAGAACCACGGCAACTATGTGATCAGCCTCGCGAACGTCACGCGCTGGCTCGGTCAGCAGGCCGAGGCGCTGGGCGTAGAGATCTTCCCGGGCTTTCCGGCCGCCGAAATTCTCTTCGACGAAAACGGCGCGGTGAAAGGCGTCGCCACCGGCAACATGGGCGTGGGCAAGGACGGCGAACCCACCGAGAATTTCCAGCTCGGCATGGAACTGCACGCGAAATACACGCTGTTCTGCGAAGGCGCGCGCGGGCATCTGGGACGCCAGCTCAACGAAAAGCTCAAGCTCGACCGCGACGCCGATCCGCAGGTCTACGGCATCGGCATCAAGGAACTGTGGGAAATCGATCCGTCGAAGCACCAGCCGGGCCTCGTGATCCACACGGCCGGCTGGCCGCTCGAAAGCGACACGTACGGCGGCTCGTTCCTGTATCACATCGACAATAACCAGGTGATGGTGGGTTTTGTCGTGGGCCTCGCGTACCAGAATCCGTATCTCTCGCCGTTCGAGGAATTCCAGCGCTACAAGACGCACCCCGAGATCCGCAAATATCTCGAAGGCGGCAAGCGCGTCTCGTACGGCGCGCGCGCGATTACGGCGGGCGGCCTGATGTCGCTGCCCAAGCTCGTGTTCAAGGGCGGCGCACTCGTTGGCGACGATGCAGGTTTTCTCAACGTCTCGCGCATCAAGGGTTCGCACGCGGCGATCAAGACCGGCATGCTCGCCGCTGACGCCGCGTTCGACGCCGTGCAGGCAGGGCGTCAGCAGGACGAACTCGCGGCGTATCCGGAAGCGTTCAAGCAGTCGTGGCTTTACACCGAGCTTTACAAGGCGCGCAATTTCAAGCAGTGGATGGGCAAGGGCCTGTACCTCGGCACGCTGATGGTGGGCATCGAGCAGAAGCTCATGGGCGGCAACGTGCCGTGGACGCTGCATCACCAGCATCGCGACAACGAAATGCTGAAACCCGCGTCGCAGTGCAAGCCGATCGAGTATCCGAAACCCGACGGCAAGCTCACGTTCGACCGGCTTTCTTCGGTGTTCATCTCGAACACAAATCACGAAGAGAACCAGCCCGCGCACCTCACGCTGAAAGACGCGAAGGTTCCCGTCGATGTGAACCTGCGCACGTATGCGGGTCCCGAGGCGCGTTTCTGCCCGGCGGCGGTGTACGAGTTCGTGAAGAACGACGACGGCAGCGATCGTCTGCAGATCAACGCGCAGAACTGCGTGCACTGCAAGACCTGCGACATCAAGGACCCGACGCAGAATATCGTGTGGGTCACGCCGGAAGGCGGCGGCGGGCCGAACTATCCGAACATGTAA
- a CDS encoding AraC family transcriptional regulator, protein MPSPSATVPISLVNGFLAGAGAQPAVIRRYLKEAGIAPELLAKPGGRVTEEQFSTLYRTLAIELDDEMPGIFSRPFRSGTLKFLCLSLLDARNLETALHRFDQFFHIVLDDFRLDSRRNGLVAQVALRANPAFGALGPLGQELMLKLAHGVCSWLIGQRIPLLQVDFACPQPAHALDHRYFFSGPVHFGCEATLMRFSAAYLDMPIRQSKRNLRAFLARSPGDWIFESFSEQLVSHNVRQFLAAQLPGLPTIEAAARHLHCSVRTLCRRLAAEETTFQALKDELRRDVAIQRLTDTQDTVAAIGSDLGFDDPSAFHRAFRHWTGSTPGTYRKQP, encoded by the coding sequence ATGCCATCGCCCAGCGCCACCGTTCCCATTTCGCTCGTCAACGGCTTTCTCGCCGGTGCGGGCGCGCAGCCCGCCGTGATTCGCCGCTATCTCAAGGAGGCGGGCATCGCGCCGGAATTGCTCGCGAAACCGGGCGGCCGCGTGACGGAAGAGCAATTCTCGACGCTCTATCGCACGCTCGCGATCGAACTGGACGACGAGATGCCCGGCATCTTCAGCCGGCCGTTTCGCAGCGGCACGCTCAAGTTTCTCTGCCTGAGCCTGCTCGACGCGCGCAACCTCGAAACGGCGCTGCATCGCTTCGATCAGTTCTTCCACATCGTTCTAGACGATTTTCGTCTCGATTCGCGCCGCAACGGGCTGGTCGCGCAAGTGGCGTTGCGCGCGAATCCCGCGTTCGGCGCGCTCGGGCCGCTCGGCCAGGAGCTGATGCTCAAGCTCGCGCACGGCGTGTGTTCCTGGCTCATCGGGCAGCGCATTCCGCTGTTGCAGGTGGATTTCGCGTGCCCGCAACCGGCGCATGCGCTCGATCATCGCTACTTCTTTTCCGGGCCCGTGCACTTCGGCTGCGAGGCCACGCTGATGCGCTTCAGCGCCGCGTATCTCGACATGCCGATCCGCCAGAGCAAGCGCAATCTACGGGCGTTTCTCGCGCGCTCGCCCGGCGACTGGATCTTCGAATCGTTCAGCGAGCAACTGGTGAGCCATAACGTGCGGCAGTTTCTCGCGGCGCAACTGCCCGGCTTGCCGACCATCGAAGCCGCCGCGCGCCATCTGCATTGCTCGGTGCGCACGCTGTGCCGCCGTTTGGCCGCGGAAGAGACCACGTTTCAGGCGCTCAAGGACGAATTGCGCCGCGACGTGGCGATCCAGCGCCTCACCGACACGCAGGACACCGTGGCCGCCATCGGCAGCGACCTCGGTTTCGACGACCCGAGCGCGTTCCACCGGGCCTTCCGTCACTGGACCGGCAGCACGCCCGGCACCTACCGCAAGCAGCCCTGA
- a CDS encoding acetoacetate--CoA ligase, with the protein MNDIAPAWTPTPQQIEAARITQFTRWLAQSRGLQFDDYDALWRWSVDDVDGFWCAFWDWADIRAKHARGVALADASMPGAQWFPGVELNYVDQVFRHADASRPAIVARSESGATPGIIREVSWAELRQQVAACAATLRRLGVRRGDRVAAYLPNTADTVVAFLATASVGAIWSVCSPDMGPLAVLDRFRQIEPKVLIAVDGYRYGGKAHDRRDLIAQLLRDLPSVDHLVLVPQLDIDARATDFPNAIAWQDAITAEAPPGGGALEIEAVPFDHPLWIVYSSGTTGLPKAIVHSHGGVVLEHVKIMALHLDLHAGDRFLWYASTSWIMWNCQLGGLLVGATLCLYDGNPGYPQADSLWRFVGEAGVTFFGAGSAYFQGCLKADVAPRAAADLSRLRAVGATGSPLPPECYTWILERVGPVWIDAISGGTDFAGCFLGGLPTLPVRLGEMQCRCLGARVEAFDEAGRPLIDEVGELVCTVPMPSMPLYFWRDTDNRRYRESYFDTYPGIWRHGDWLRITPHGGAIIYGRSDATINRHGIRMGTSELYRAVESLPEVLDSLVVDLEYLGRASSMPLFVVLRPGVQLDEALTAAIRTRVREALSARHVPDEVHQVAAVPRTLSGKKMEIPIKRLLLGQPLDKVANPDTMANPESLAWFADFARVREEQREAQGGAA; encoded by the coding sequence ATGAACGACATCGCACCCGCCTGGACGCCCACGCCGCAGCAGATCGAAGCGGCGCGCATCACGCAATTCACGCGCTGGCTCGCGCAATCGCGCGGCCTGCAGTTCGACGATTACGACGCATTGTGGCGCTGGTCCGTCGACGACGTCGACGGCTTCTGGTGCGCGTTCTGGGACTGGGCGGACATTCGCGCGAAACACGCGCGCGGCGTGGCGCTCGCCGATGCGTCGATGCCGGGCGCGCAATGGTTTCCGGGCGTCGAACTCAATTACGTCGATCAGGTGTTCCGGCACGCGGACGCGTCGCGTCCGGCCATCGTCGCGCGGAGCGAAAGCGGTGCGACGCCCGGAATCATTCGCGAAGTCAGCTGGGCCGAATTGCGTCAGCAGGTGGCCGCCTGCGCGGCCACATTGCGGCGGCTCGGCGTGCGACGCGGCGATCGCGTCGCGGCCTACCTGCCGAATACGGCCGATACCGTCGTGGCATTTCTGGCCACCGCGAGCGTGGGCGCGATTTGGTCGGTGTGCTCGCCCGACATGGGGCCGCTCGCCGTGCTCGACCGCTTTCGCCAAATCGAGCCGAAAGTGCTGATTGCCGTGGATGGCTATCGCTACGGCGGCAAGGCCCACGATCGCCGCGACCTGATCGCGCAACTGCTGCGCGACTTGCCGAGCGTCGACCATCTCGTGCTCGTTCCGCAACTCGACATCGATGCGCGCGCAACCGATTTTCCCAATGCGATCGCGTGGCAAGACGCCATTACGGCCGAAGCGCCGCCCGGCGGCGGGGCGCTCGAAATTGAAGCGGTGCCGTTCGATCATCCGCTGTGGATCGTCTATTCGTCGGGCACCACGGGCCTGCCGAAAGCCATCGTGCATTCGCACGGCGGCGTGGTGCTCGAACACGTGAAGATCATGGCGCTGCACCTCGACCTGCACGCGGGCGACCGCTTTCTCTGGTACGCGAGCACGAGCTGGATCATGTGGAATTGCCAGCTGGGCGGCCTGCTCGTGGGCGCGACGCTGTGCCTCTACGACGGCAATCCCGGCTATCCGCAGGCGGATTCGCTATGGCGCTTCGTGGGCGAGGCGGGCGTGACGTTCTTCGGCGCGGGCTCCGCGTATTTTCAGGGTTGCCTCAAGGCCGACGTCGCGCCGCGCGCCGCCGCCGATCTGTCGCGCTTGCGCGCCGTGGGCGCGACCGGTTCGCCGCTGCCGCCCGAATGCTATACGTGGATCCTGGAGCGCGTCGGCCCCGTGTGGATCGACGCGATCTCGGGCGGCACCGACTTCGCGGGCTGCTTCCTGGGCGGCTTGCCGACCTTGCCCGTGCGGCTGGGCGAAATGCAGTGCCGCTGCCTCGGCGCGCGCGTGGAGGCATTCGACGAAGCCGGGCGGCCGCTCATCGACGAAGTGGGCGAACTCGTCTGCACCGTGCCCATGCCTTCGATGCCGCTGTACTTCTGGCGCGACACGGACAACCGCCGCTATCGCGAGAGTTACTTCGACACGTATCCCGGCATCTGGCGCCACGGCGACTGGCTGCGCATCACGCCGCACGGCGGCGCGATCATCTACGGCCGCTCGGATGCGACGATCAACCGGCACGGCATCCGCATGGGCACGAGCGAGCTGTATCGCGCGGTGGAGTCGCTGCCCGAGGTGCTGGACAGCCTCGTGGTCGATCTGGAGTACCTCGGGCGCGCTTCGTCGATGCCGCTCTTCGTGGTGCTGCGGCCCGGCGTGCAACTCGACGAGGCACTCACCGCCGCGATTCGCACGCGGGTGCGCGAGGCGCTTTCGGCGCGGCACGTGCCCGACGAAGTGCATCAGGTCGCCGCCGTGCCGCGCACGCTCTCGGGCAAGAAGATGGAGATTCCGATCAAGCGCCTGCTGCTCGGTCAGCCGCTCGACAAGGTGGCGAATCCGGACACGATGGCCAATCCGGAAAGCCTCGCGTGGTTCGCCGATTTCGCGCGCGTTCGCGAGGAACAGCGCGAAGCGCAGGGCGGGGCGGCGTGA
- a CDS encoding acyl-CoA dehydrogenase has protein sequence MSYLAPVKDMLFVLKELAGIEAVAALPGFEEAGFDTAQAVLDECAKLAGEVIAPLNVEGDRAPSTWRDGAVTATAGFAAAFRQFVEGGWQGLQHPAEYGGQALPKLVATPCIEMLNAANLSFALCPLLTDGAIEALLTAGTEAQKMRYVPKLISGEWTGTMNLTEPQAGSDLALVRSRAEPQGDGTYRVFGTKIFITWGEHDMAENIVHLVLARTPNAPEGVKGISLFIVPKFLVNEDGTLGARNDVHCVSIEHKLGIKASPTAVLQYGDHGGATGYLIGEENRGLEYMFIMMNAARFGVGMQGVGVADRAYQKAVAYAKERVQSRPVDGSLKTSATIIHHPDVRRMLGTMRALTEGARALAYVAAAHSDLAHGHADADVRARHQAIYEFLVPIVKGWSTEMVNDVASLGVQVHGGMGFIEETGAAQYYRDARILAIYEGTTAIQANDLIGRKTVRDGGAVAKALLGEIAQTCEALGQAGSAAAQSLRAQLEKGAQSLANVVDFVLANVKRDPNAVFAGSVPYLKLAGIVLCGWQMGRALLASQREFEQDLEFHGAKIAIAQFYGEHVLAQAGGLETAILSARGDASVLALSEVQF, from the coding sequence ATGAGCTATCTCGCCCCCGTCAAGGACATGCTGTTCGTGCTGAAGGAACTGGCCGGCATCGAGGCCGTCGCGGCCTTGCCCGGCTTCGAAGAGGCGGGTTTCGATACCGCCCAGGCCGTGCTCGACGAATGCGCGAAGCTCGCGGGCGAGGTCATCGCGCCGCTCAACGTGGAAGGCGACCGCGCGCCCAGCACCTGGCGCGACGGCGCCGTGACCGCCACGGCGGGTTTCGCGGCGGCATTTCGCCAGTTCGTGGAAGGCGGCTGGCAAGGTCTGCAACATCCCGCCGAATACGGCGGCCAGGCGCTGCCCAAGCTCGTCGCCACGCCGTGCATCGAAATGCTCAACGCCGCGAACCTCTCGTTCGCGCTGTGCCCGCTGCTCACCGACGGCGCGATCGAAGCCCTGCTCACGGCGGGCACCGAAGCGCAGAAGATGCGTTACGTGCCCAAGCTGATCTCGGGCGAGTGGACCGGCACGATGAACCTCACGGAACCGCAGGCGGGCTCCGATCTCGCGCTCGTGCGTTCGCGCGCCGAACCGCAGGGCGACGGCACGTACCGCGTGTTCGGCACGAAGATCTTCATCACCTGGGGCGAGCACGACATGGCGGAGAACATCGTCCATCTCGTGCTCGCGCGCACGCCCAATGCGCCCGAAGGCGTGAAGGGCATTTCGCTCTTTATCGTGCCCAAGTTCCTCGTGAACGAAGACGGCACGCTGGGCGCGCGCAACGACGTGCACTGCGTGTCGATCGAACACAAGCTCGGCATCAAGGCGAGCCCCACGGCGGTGCTGCAATACGGCGACCACGGCGGCGCGACCGGCTACCTCATCGGCGAAGAAAATCGCGGCCTCGAATACATGTTCATCATGATGAACGCCGCGCGCTTCGGCGTGGGCATGCAGGGCGTGGGTGTTGCCGATCGCGCGTACCAGAAGGCCGTGGCCTACGCGAAGGAACGCGTGCAGAGCCGCCCGGTGGACGGTTCGCTGAAAACTTCGGCGACCATCATTCATCATCCGGACGTGCGCCGCATGCTCGGCACGATGCGCGCGCTGACCGAAGGCGCGCGGGCGCTCGCGTATGTCGCGGCCGCGCATAGCGATCTCGCGCACGGTCACGCCGACGCCGACGTGCGTGCGCGCCATCAGGCCATCTACGAATTCCTCGTGCCGATCGTGAAGGGCTGGAGCACGGAAATGGTCAACGACGTGGCGAGTCTCGGCGTGCAGGTGCATGGCGGTATGGGCTTTATCGAGGAAACCGGCGCCGCGCAGTATTACCGCGACGCGCGCATTCTCGCCATCTACGAAGGCACGACGGCGATCCAGGCGAACGACCTGATCGGCCGCAAGACGGTGCGCGACGGCGGCGCGGTCGCGAAGGCGCTGCTCGGCGAGATCGCGCAGACCTGCGAAGCGCTCGGTCAAGCGGGCAGCGCGGCGGCGCAGTCGTTGCGCGCGCAACTGGAGAAGGGCGCGCAGTCGCTCGCCAATGTCGTCGATTTCGTGCTGGCCAACGTCAAGCGCGACCCGAACGCCGTATTCGCGGGCAGCGTGCCGTATCTGAAGCTCGCGGGCATCGTGCTGTGCGGCTGGCAGATGGGCCGCGCATTGCTCGCGTCGCAGCGCGAATTCGAGCAGGACCTCGAATTCCACGGCGCGAAAATTGCGATCGCCCAGTTCTACGGCGAGCACGTTCTCGCCCAGGCAGGCGGTCTCGAAACGGCGATCCTGAGCGCCAGAGGCGATGCCAGCGTGCTCGCGTTGAGCGAAGTGCAGTTCTGA
- a CDS encoding chemotaxis protein yields the protein MTSTLDPDNDDDIAPANAPGHDVDSLGPGDSSDSGSDTRGAKRHDFDRDTELDNHALEEGVDEAMSDTDRSGTGERASADGDGSLEPDSDVLPDRIEQLPLADNFEDLDLPDDEDEMP from the coding sequence ATGACCAGCACGCTCGACCCCGATAACGACGACGACATCGCGCCGGCCAACGCCCCGGGCCACGACGTGGATTCGCTCGGCCCCGGCGATTCCTCGGACAGCGGCAGCGATACGCGCGGTGCGAAGCGCCACGACTTCGACCGCGATACGGAACTCGATAACCACGCGCTCGAAGAAGGCGTGGACGAGGCGATGAGCGACACGGATCGCTCCGGCACGGGCGAACGTGCTTCCGCCGACGGCGACGGCTCGCTCGAACCCGACAGCGACGTGTTGCCCGATCGCATCGAGCAACTGCCGCTTGCCGACAACTTCGAGGATCTCGATCTCCCCGACGACGAAGACGAGATGCCTTAA
- a CDS encoding cupin, which translates to MTMQENRAFHFPRHARTERTASRESSVETFHLAPHSWVPNNARLPVILYRRAMTPGKQDMAQAFNERFEANDWPVQWHDGVFDYHHFHSTAHEVLGVFAGTAELILGGPGGRVVRVHAGDALLLPAGTGHCLLSLAGGFRVAGGYPRGQQWDIRRDALTPAELRAMQALPFPAKDPILGAQGPLIEHWLAQA; encoded by the coding sequence ATGACGATGCAAGAAAATCGCGCTTTCCATTTTCCACGTCACGCGCGCACCGAGCGCACCGCGTCGCGCGAGAGCAGCGTCGAGACGTTTCATCTCGCGCCGCATAGCTGGGTGCCCAACAACGCGCGGCTACCCGTGATCCTTTACCGGCGCGCCATGACGCCCGGCAAGCAGGATATGGCGCAGGCCTTCAACGAACGCTTCGAGGCGAACGACTGGCCCGTGCAGTGGCACGACGGCGTGTTCGACTATCACCATTTCCACTCCACGGCCCACGAAGTGCTCGGCGTATTCGCGGGCACGGCCGAGTTGATTCTCGGCGGCCCGGGCGGGCGCGTCGTGCGCGTGCATGCTGGCGACGCGCTGTTGCTGCCCGCGGGCACCGGTCACTGCCTGCTCTCGCTCGCGGGCGGCTTTCGGGTGGCGGGCGGTTATCCGCGCGGGCAGCAGTGGGACATTCGCCGCGACGCGCTCACGCCCGCCGAGTTGCGCGCGATGCAGGCGCTGCCGTTTCCCGCGAAAGATCCGATCCTGGGCGCACAAGGGCCGCTGATCGAACACTGGCTTGCGCAGGCGTGA
- a CDS encoding methyl-accepting chemotaxis protein, with protein MKLSRKIPLAFAASLTLMSAGAFYGIHTLNQAIDTYRVNVQASAANERMASATLVEFKLQVQEWKDTLLRGKDPAKLDKYWGQFQQRERTVDDLAATLQAKLPDGEARTLVTQFAAAHTAMGQGYRKGLEAFKAAGADPSAGDAQVAGVDRAPANLLDKAAHTIAADNAEVVADAARHAQRAIVVSALLMVAVFVFALAGGVLFSRAVTRPLGRAVDFARDVANGDLSTDLHAHGDDETAELLAALAQMQASLARVVSEVRGNAEGVATASAQIASGNLNLSSRTEEQAASLEETAASMEELTSIVRMNAENAQHATELAGTAAQTASRGGVVMREVVGTMQSIADSSNKVGEIIGLIDGIAFQTNILALNAAVEAARAGEQGRGFAVVAGEVRTLAQRSAAAAREIKELIAQSAQRVEAGSTLVANAGQIIDEIVGSVHRVTTTVGEISTASREQSTGIEQVNVAVTQMDEVTQQNAALVEEASAAAHALAEQAHALREAVAAFRLREPAFA; from the coding sequence ATGAAACTCAGTCGCAAGATTCCGCTCGCGTTCGCCGCGTCGCTCACGTTGATGTCGGCCGGCGCGTTCTACGGCATTCACACGCTCAATCAGGCCATCGACACGTATCGCGTCAACGTGCAGGCCTCGGCCGCCAACGAACGCATGGCGTCGGCCACGCTCGTCGAATTCAAGTTGCAGGTGCAGGAATGGAAAGACACGCTCCTGCGCGGCAAGGATCCGGCCAAGCTCGACAAGTACTGGGGGCAATTCCAGCAGCGCGAACGCACCGTGGACGACCTCGCGGCCACGTTGCAGGCGAAATTGCCCGACGGCGAAGCACGCACGCTCGTGACGCAGTTCGCCGCCGCGCACACGGCCATGGGCCAGGGCTATCGCAAGGGTCTGGAGGCGTTCAAGGCGGCCGGCGCCGATCCGTCCGCGGGCGACGCTCAGGTGGCCGGCGTCGACCGCGCGCCCGCCAATCTGCTCGACAAAGCCGCGCATACGATTGCCGCCGACAACGCCGAGGTCGTCGCCGATGCCGCGCGCCACGCCCAGCGCGCGATCGTCGTGAGCGCCCTGCTCATGGTTGCCGTGTTCGTATTCGCGCTCGCGGGCGGCGTGCTGTTCAGCCGCGCGGTGACGCGCCCGCTCGGCCGCGCCGTCGATTTCGCGCGGGACGTCGCGAACGGCGATCTGTCGACCGACCTGCACGCCCACGGCGACGACGAGACCGCCGAACTGCTGGCCGCGCTCGCGCAAATGCAGGCGAGCCTCGCGCGCGTGGTGAGCGAAGTGCGCGGCAACGCGGAAGGCGTCGCCACGGCGAGCGCGCAGATCGCGAGCGGCAATCTGAATCTCTCCTCGCGCACCGAGGAACAGGCCGCGTCGCTCGAAGAAACGGCCGCGAGCATGGAAGAACTCACGTCGATCGTGCGCATGAACGCCGAAAACGCCCAGCACGCGACCGAACTCGCGGGCACGGCCGCGCAAACGGCCTCGCGCGGCGGCGTCGTGATGCGCGAAGTCGTTGGCACGATGCAGTCGATCGCGGACAGCTCGAACAAAGTTGGCGAGATCATCGGCCTGATCGACGGCATTGCATTCCAGACCAATATTCTGGCGCTCAACGCCGCCGTGGAAGCCGCGCGCGCGGGCGAACAAGGCCGCGGTTTCGCCGTGGTCGCGGGGGAAGTGCGCACGCTCGCGCAGCGCAGCGCGGCGGCGGCGCGCGAGATCAAGGAGCTGATCGCGCAGTCGGCGCAGCGCGTGGAAGCGGGCTCGACGCTGGTGGCGAACGCCGGCCAGATCATCGACGAGATCGTGGGCTCCGTGCACCGCGTGACGACCACCGTCGGCGAAATCTCGACGGCCTCGCGCGAGCAATCCACCGGCATCGAGCAGGTCAACGTGGCCGTCACGCAAATGGACGAAGTCACGCAGCAGAACGCCGCGCTGGTCGAGGAAGCCTCGGCGGCGGCGCATGCGCTCGCCGAGCAGGCGCACGCGCTGCGCGAGGCGGTGGCCGCGTTCCGTCTGCGCGAGCCGGCGTTCGCCTGA
- a CDS encoding CaiB/BaiF CoA transferase family protein: MGVLSGFRVLEFEAIGPAPFGTMLLADMGADVIRIDRPVAPDDLGPKREGARADVTGRGRRSLTLDLKRPEAAQAALDLIAEADVLVEGFRPGTMERLGLGPEAALARNPRLVYGRMTGWGQSGPLAQRAGHDLNYIALSGVLSGIGRAGEAPVPPLNLVGDYGGGGMLLALGVVAALCHVQRGGAGQVVDAAMVEGAAQLGSVVWGLMASGHWRESRESNLLDGGTPWYDSYRTKDGQYMTVGAVEARFYAQFIDGLGLADAGLPPQHDRAGWPMLRERFTAAFASRTRDEWCAVFDGRDACVAPVLGFSEAPAHAHNAARGSFVEAHGVVQPAPAPRFSGTPSALGARAPARGERGLSALLDWGFDEAAIARMRENGLGYVM; this comes from the coding sequence ATGGGCGTTTTGAGCGGATTTCGCGTGCTGGAGTTCGAGGCGATCGGCCCGGCGCCGTTCGGCACGATGCTGCTGGCCGACATGGGCGCGGACGTGATCCGCATCGACCGTCCCGTCGCGCCCGACGATCTCGGGCCGAAGCGCGAGGGCGCGCGCGCGGACGTGACCGGGCGAGGGCGGCGCTCGCTCACGCTCGACCTCAAGCGTCCCGAAGCGGCGCAGGCCGCGCTCGATCTGATCGCGGAAGCCGACGTGCTCGTCGAGGGCTTTCGGCCCGGCACCATGGAGCGCCTCGGCCTCGGTCCCGAAGCCGCGCTCGCGCGCAATCCCAGGCTCGTCTACGGGCGCATGACGGGCTGGGGGCAGAGCGGGCCACTCGCGCAACGCGCCGGGCACGACCTCAATTACATCGCGCTCTCGGGCGTGCTGTCGGGCATCGGCCGCGCGGGCGAGGCGCCGGTGCCGCCGCTGAATCTCGTCGGCGATTATGGCGGTGGCGGCATGCTGCTCGCGCTCGGCGTGGTCGCGGCGCTCTGCCACGTGCAGCGCGGTGGCGCGGGCCAGGTGGTGGACGCGGCCATGGTGGAGGGCGCCGCGCAACTCGGCTCGGTGGTGTGGGGCTTGATGGCGTCCGGGCATTGGCGCGAGTCGCGCGAGAGCAATCTGCTCGATGGCGGCACGCCCTGGTACGACAGCTATCGCACGAAAGACGGCCAGTACATGACGGTCGGCGCCGTGGAGGCGCGCTTCTACGCGCAGTTCATCGACGGACTCGGCCTTGCCGATGCCGGTCTGCCGCCCCAGCACGACCGCGCGGGTTGGCCCATGTTGCGCGAGCGTTTTACGGCTGCCTTCGCTTCCCGCACGCGTGACGAATGGTGCGCCGTGTTCGACGGCCGCGACGCGTGCGTGGCGCCCGTGCTCGGGTTTTCGGAAGCGCCCGCGCATGCGCACAACGCCGCGCGCGGCAGTTTCGTGGAGGCGCACGGCGTCGTGCAGCCTGCGCCCGCGCCGCGCTTTTCGGGCACGCCGTCGGCGCTCGGGGCGAGGGCGCCCGCGCGCGGCGAACGTGGGTTATCGGCGCTGCTCGACTGGGGTTTCGACGAGGCCGCCATCGCCCGCATGCGCGAAAACGGCCTCGGCTATGTGATGTAA